One Roseimaritima multifibrata DNA window includes the following coding sequences:
- a CDS encoding DUF1559 domain-containing protein, with translation MRVSKQERGAFTLVELLVVIAIIGVLVGLLLPAVQAAREAARRMSCTNNMKNLSLAMHNYHDTLGTFPAGSYNLRTAWPSSGSNWRALILPYIEQQPLYDQLQFVSTAPYTFMAGGAAGSNALFGNEVLEGLTISTFRCPSSAIKEFDIAPVSNNNVKPTLVISYVGIQGAARPVPGLDPNRGTADLGHGWSSDNGMMLVNEATKMRDCTDGLSNTMVLADQSGLVNGTHISANYYGGWHGSRHGQPVSAGAGDLWQTGTTCVRFAPNSNIIQTGATDRMYRNNTVINSMHPSGISIALGDGSVSFLSETVDFLTLKKMCCRYDGQPFDRP, from the coding sequence ATGCGGGTTTCTAAGCAGGAAAGGGGAGCTTTCACACTTGTTGAATTGCTCGTGGTTATCGCAATTATTGGAGTCCTTGTAGGGCTGTTATTGCCGGCCGTTCAAGCGGCACGTGAAGCGGCTCGACGGATGAGCTGCACGAACAACATGAAGAACTTGTCGCTGGCGATGCACAATTACCACGACACGCTGGGAACTTTTCCGGCAGGGTCGTACAACTTGCGCACTGCCTGGCCGAGCAGTGGGTCGAATTGGCGTGCGCTGATCCTTCCCTACATTGAACAGCAACCTCTGTATGACCAGTTGCAGTTCGTGTCGACCGCTCCCTACACCTTTATGGCAGGTGGTGCAGCTGGCTCGAACGCATTGTTTGGCAATGAGGTCCTCGAGGGGCTAACGATTTCAACCTTCCGTTGTCCCTCCTCGGCCATCAAGGAATTTGATATCGCACCGGTGTCGAACAATAACGTGAAGCCAACTCTGGTGATTAGTTATGTCGGCATCCAAGGGGCCGCTCGTCCGGTTCCTGGTCTCGACCCCAATCGCGGAACCGCTGACCTTGGGCACGGCTGGTCGAGTGACAATGGGATGATGTTGGTCAACGAAGCGACGAAGATGCGGGACTGCACCGATGGTCTGTCCAACACCATGGTCCTTGCTGACCAATCCGGCTTGGTTAATGGAACTCACATCAGTGCAAATTACTATGGCGGCTGGCATGGTTCCCGGCACGGTCAGCCGGTTAGCGCTGGTGCAGGTGACCTGTGGCAAACCGGTACCACATGCGTCCGTTTTGCTCCGAACAGCAATATCATTCAAACCGGTGCAACCGACCGAATGTATCGCAACAATACGGTGATCAATTCGATGCACCCTTCGGGGATCTCAATCGCATTAGGGGACGGAAGCGTTTCGTTTCTTAGTGAGACTGTCGATTTCTTGACGCTTAAGAAAATGTGTTGCCGCTACGATGGGCAGCCTTTTGATCGACCGTAG
- the mntR gene encoding manganese-binding transcriptional regulator MntR, whose product MPNQLARYPPSSSLRASALTNRVHKRTRDDHASEVAEDYVEAIGDKIAANGVCRSMDLVQEFSVTHATVNNTVARLQRDGLVTTQPYQPIELTAAGKRLATAARKRHEIVKSFLEAMGVSSRTAAIDSEGIEHHVSKETLQAMKKILKNGWPATER is encoded by the coding sequence ATCCCGAACCAACTTGCCCGTTACCCCCCTTCCTCTTCCCTGCGAGCTTCAGCGTTGACCAACCGAGTCCACAAACGTACGCGAGACGATCACGCCAGCGAGGTTGCCGAAGACTACGTGGAAGCGATCGGAGACAAGATCGCCGCGAACGGGGTTTGCCGATCGATGGATTTGGTGCAAGAGTTTTCGGTGACCCATGCAACGGTCAACAATACGGTTGCGAGATTGCAGCGTGACGGACTGGTGACAACCCAGCCGTACCAGCCGATCGAACTGACCGCCGCAGGAAAACGGCTCGCCACTGCCGCTAGGAAGCGGCATGAAATCGTCAAATCCTTTCTGGAAGCGATGGGCGTCAGCTCGCGTACCGCGGCGATCGACAGCGAAGGGATCGAACATCACGTCAGCAAAGAAACGCTCCAAGCAATGAAAAAGATCCTAAAAAATGGCTGGCCCGCAACAGAACGCTGA
- a CDS encoding alpha/beta hydrolase encodes MLTDRKCFIFVALLMMSAVPLSAAEVEYETKTNVPYRPDLADEYAQERCVLDIYFPTNKPDFATIVFFHGGGLKAGNKSLPAQLKRKGYCVVAPNYRLHPKVKAPVYIEDAAAAVAWVFKNIEDFGGDPSKIFISGASAGGYLTSMVGLDKQLLAAHEIDANDIAGLIPLTGHAITHFTVRAERNIQGTQPIIDEYAPLYHVRADAPSMLLITGDRELEMLGRYEENAYLMRMMKVAGHKQTRILELGGYGHGISEAAYPLLLKEVKRVLAANKD; translated from the coding sequence ATGCTAACCGACCGCAAATGCTTCATTTTCGTCGCACTGCTGATGATGTCGGCCGTTCCACTGTCTGCGGCCGAAGTCGAATATGAAACCAAAACCAACGTTCCATATCGCCCCGATTTGGCGGACGAATACGCCCAAGAACGTTGCGTACTGGACATTTATTTCCCAACAAACAAGCCCGATTTTGCGACCATCGTCTTTTTTCACGGAGGAGGCTTAAAGGCCGGCAACAAGTCGCTCCCGGCGCAACTAAAACGCAAAGGGTACTGTGTCGTCGCTCCCAATTATCGCTTGCATCCCAAAGTTAAAGCTCCGGTTTACATCGAGGATGCTGCGGCGGCGGTGGCGTGGGTGTTTAAGAACATCGAGGACTTCGGTGGCGACCCCTCCAAGATTTTCATCTCGGGAGCCTCCGCTGGCGGATACCTGACCAGCATGGTCGGCTTGGACAAACAATTGCTGGCGGCCCATGAAATCGACGCCAATGACATCGCGGGCCTGATCCCGTTAACCGGTCACGCGATCACTCACTTTACGGTGCGAGCCGAACGGAACATCCAAGGGACGCAACCGATCATCGACGAGTATGCACCGCTGTACCATGTCCGAGCGGACGCTCCATCGATGCTTTTGATCACCGGCGACCGTGAACTAGAAATGTTAGGACGCTACGAGGAAAATGCATATTTAATGCGGATGATGAAGGTTGCCGGACATAAACAGACACGGATTTTAGAACTGGGCGGATATGGCCATGGGATCAGCGAAGCCGCTTATCCGCTGCTACTAAAAGAAGTCAAGCGTGTCCTTGCCGCAAACAAGGACTAA
- a CDS encoding DUF1559 domain-containing protein: MIVAHEHRKVPPVLQFAPQTRPKCFRVGFTLVELLVVIAVIGVLVGLLLPAVQAAREAVRKVSCSNNLRQVGLAIQNYHSTFNRLPAGYVSYPTSNGVAPANVMMDAVTWDAGPGWGWGAAILPFAEGTTIADHLQMERPLWSVVNSHAIASTIPMFLCPSSSGKDSPFTIANASGGPLIIDGHSVEVGRSHYVASHGQESCWGECGSVATGEVFTNIYTSETKIVAIDGDAGRVADGPFYRNSKTRFRDVTDGLTNTIFFGEHSSSLSDKTWVGVVPGAYVHPRFLSPENGYDAAATLTLVHAGPSGGELDITGSPIIHPINFPTYHVGQMFSEHPGGGYIGMGDGSVRFVSEVVDLYLWAELSSMDEHEVIDWERL, from the coding sequence ATGATTGTTGCCCATGAACATCGCAAAGTTCCACCTGTCTTGCAGTTCGCTCCGCAAACCCGGCCAAAGTGTTTTCGAGTTGGGTTCACATTGGTTGAACTGTTGGTTGTGATTGCCGTGATCGGAGTGCTGGTGGGGTTGTTGCTCCCTGCGGTGCAAGCGGCACGCGAAGCCGTTCGTAAAGTTTCTTGCAGTAACAATTTGCGGCAAGTGGGGCTGGCGATCCAGAACTATCATTCAACCTTCAACCGGTTGCCGGCCGGTTACGTATCGTATCCAACCAGCAATGGCGTTGCACCTGCGAATGTTATGATGGACGCGGTCACGTGGGACGCTGGTCCCGGTTGGGGATGGGGAGCCGCCATTCTGCCTTTTGCCGAAGGGACGACGATCGCGGACCATTTGCAGATGGAGCGTCCCCTTTGGTCGGTCGTCAATTCCCACGCAATTGCCTCTACCATTCCGATGTTTCTTTGCCCTAGTTCCAGCGGCAAAGATTCGCCGTTCACGATTGCCAACGCTTCCGGAGGCCCCTTAATCATCGATGGGCATTCGGTGGAAGTGGGACGCAGTCATTATGTTGCCAGCCATGGGCAGGAAAGCTGTTGGGGGGAATGCGGCAGTGTGGCAACCGGCGAAGTTTTTACAAACATCTACACGTCGGAAACGAAAATCGTGGCGATCGATGGCGATGCGGGACGTGTCGCCGATGGGCCTTTCTATCGCAATTCAAAAACTCGCTTTCGTGATGTGACCGATGGCTTGACCAATACCATTTTCTTTGGTGAACATAGCTCGTCGCTCAGCGATAAAACTTGGGTTGGGGTCGTGCCAGGGGCATACGTCCATCCACGGTTCTTGTCACCTGAGAATGGCTATGATGCCGCGGCGACGCTCACCTTGGTTCATGCAGGTCCATCGGGCGGTGAATTAGATATCACAGGCAGCCCGATCATTCACCCCATTAACTTTCCGACCTATCACGTCGGGCAGATGTTTTCAGAACATCCCGGCGGGGGCTACATCGGTATGGGCGACGGTTCCGTTCGGTTTGTCAGCGAAGTTGTGGATCTGTATCTCTGGGCCGAACTGTCCAGTATGGATGAGCACGAAGTCATCGACTGGGAGCGTCTTTAA
- a CDS encoding transglutaminase family protein, with protein sequence MTIPESAHYRIAHRTHYRYASMVAICQNQLRMMPRSFTRRLSGLECHQVETWIDPEPTVLHEHTDYYGNRVLSFAIESLHQELTVMVNSEVTVHQTGDVLNQESPAWESIVKRIKATEDRRWLIAQEYQFDSPRITLGPTYEEYARQSFTPGRPLVEAGIELTKRIHDDFKYDVTATDVNTTTDRAFELRAGVCQDFAHVQIACLRSIGIPARYISGYLRTVPPPGEPRLVGADESHAWISMYAGDALGWLDMDPTNACPANTNHIPICLGRDYSEVTPMRGVVLGGGATKLSVSVDVAPI encoded by the coding sequence ATGACGATTCCTGAATCGGCACACTATCGTATTGCTCATCGAACACACTATCGCTATGCGTCGATGGTTGCGATCTGCCAAAATCAATTGAGGATGATGCCACGCTCCTTTACCCGACGACTGTCGGGGTTGGAATGCCACCAAGTGGAAACTTGGATCGATCCTGAACCGACCGTGCTGCATGAGCATACGGATTACTACGGTAATCGAGTCCTTTCGTTTGCGATTGAATCGCTCCATCAAGAATTAACCGTGATGGTCAACAGCGAAGTGACGGTTCATCAGACGGGCGATGTCCTGAATCAAGAATCGCCCGCGTGGGAATCGATTGTCAAACGGATCAAAGCGACCGAAGACCGACGCTGGTTGATCGCGCAGGAGTATCAGTTCGATTCGCCTCGGATCACGCTTGGTCCGACCTACGAAGAATACGCCCGGCAATCGTTCACTCCGGGACGACCGTTGGTGGAAGCCGGAATCGAACTGACAAAACGGATTCACGACGATTTCAAGTACGATGTGACGGCGACCGACGTCAACACAACCACGGACAGAGCCTTTGAGCTCCGGGCGGGGGTTTGCCAGGATTTTGCACATGTTCAGATCGCTTGCCTGCGTTCTATCGGGATTCCTGCAAGGTACATCAGCGGATACCTAAGGACCGTCCCTCCACCAGGGGAACCGCGGTTGGTCGGTGCCGACGAATCTCACGCATGGATTAGCATGTACGCAGGGGACGCACTCGGATGGCTGGACATGGATCCAACCAATGCCTGTCCGGCCAATACCAATCACATCCCGATTTGCCTGGGACGCGACTACAGTGAAGTCACTCCAATGCGAGGTGTTGTGTTGGGTGGCGGAGCTACCAAATTGAGTGTTTCCGTAGACGTCGCTCCTATCTAA
- a CDS encoding alkaline phosphatase: MQMHLTTRLASTLFAASLGLNSAIFAAPPAPDASEATKPASVPTSLEGDPIREMQEASMESKEVSFGHWGTAPSRYSAWTSHSNRLIPVYTFGMTMDKLRNEGSLYQDEERLEKLFGAVPENTLNPDAKYFDQTDVYRLQEQAVKAGKKKVILIVFDGMDWQTTRAAAIYNKGSVSYKEGRGTGLFWQDYPGTETDFGFFVTSPLRGGVKTDVNGQIVLGGTGEITGGYNPKLGGDTPWAPAASRDYLLGQDRTQPHTVTDSASSATSLTSGVKTYNGSINFKADSSHAEPIAHKLQRENGFAIGVVTSVPVSHATPGAAYAHNVTRNDYQDISRDLLGLPSSSHRTDPLPGVDVLLGGGWGEIKAKDSNQGENFVPGNRIIADGDLDRVAEKGAVVVQRTPGKKGNQILQDAAETARKERRRLVGFFGVGGGHLPFQTADKNYNPTVDVKGAEKYSAADIEENPNLAELATAALDVLNEDEEGFWLMVESGDVDWANHANNLDNSIGAVLSGDEAFAAIAKWVEAHDAWDETAIILTADHGHYLNLTDAKKIADANPSADK, encoded by the coding sequence ATGCAAATGCATCTTACCACCCGACTTGCCAGCACCCTGTTTGCGGCTTCCCTTGGCTTAAATTCAGCCATCTTTGCAGCCCCGCCTGCTCCAGATGCTAGCGAAGCCACAAAACCGGCCTCGGTTCCGACCTCGCTTGAGGGAGACCCCATCCGAGAAATGCAGGAAGCTTCGATGGAATCGAAAGAAGTTTCCTTCGGACACTGGGGGACCGCCCCTAGCCGCTACTCCGCCTGGACCAGTCACTCCAATCGCTTGATCCCGGTTTACACCTTTGGGATGACGATGGACAAACTGCGGAACGAAGGGAGCCTTTATCAAGACGAAGAACGACTGGAAAAGCTATTTGGCGCGGTCCCCGAAAACACGCTGAACCCCGACGCCAAATATTTTGACCAAACCGATGTCTATCGTCTGCAGGAGCAGGCGGTTAAAGCAGGCAAAAAGAAAGTCATTCTGATTGTCTTTGACGGCATGGACTGGCAAACCACGCGTGCGGCTGCGATCTACAACAAAGGATCCGTCAGCTACAAGGAAGGTCGTGGGACAGGATTGTTCTGGCAAGATTACCCGGGCACCGAAACCGATTTTGGATTTTTCGTGACCTCTCCACTGCGTGGCGGCGTCAAAACCGACGTGAACGGGCAGATTGTGCTCGGTGGGACGGGGGAAATTACGGGCGGCTACAACCCCAAACTAGGAGGCGACACTCCCTGGGCTCCAGCAGCATCCAGAGACTACCTGTTGGGCCAAGATCGGACGCAGCCACACACCGTGACCGACAGCGCTTCTTCCGCAACGTCATTGACCAGCGGCGTCAAAACCTACAACGGGTCGATCAACTTCAAAGCCGACAGCAGCCATGCTGAACCGATTGCTCACAAACTGCAGCGTGAGAACGGATTTGCCATCGGCGTCGTGACAAGCGTCCCGGTCAGCCATGCAACGCCCGGAGCTGCATATGCCCACAACGTGACTCGCAACGACTACCAAGACATCTCTCGCGATTTACTGGGCCTGCCCTCCAGTTCGCACCGCACCGATCCGCTTCCTGGCGTCGACGTGTTGCTAGGCGGAGGCTGGGGCGAAATAAAAGCGAAGGACAGCAACCAGGGCGAGAACTTTGTCCCCGGCAACCGAATCATCGCCGACGGTGACCTTGATCGAGTCGCTGAAAAAGGAGCGGTCGTCGTCCAACGAACCCCCGGCAAAAAGGGAAACCAAATTCTCCAAGATGCTGCTGAAACGGCTCGCAAAGAACGTCGACGCCTGGTCGGATTCTTTGGCGTCGGAGGTGGACACCTTCCCTTCCAGACAGCCGACAAGAACTACAACCCAACGGTCGACGTCAAAGGAGCCGAAAAATACTCCGCCGCCGATATCGAAGAGAATCCTAACTTGGCCGAACTGGCGACCGCCGCCCTCGATGTCTTGAACGAAGACGAAGAAGGTTTTTGGTTGATGGTCGAATCGGGCGATGTTGACTGGGCAAACCACGCCAACAATCTGGACAATTCAATCGGTGCGGTACTCAGCGGCGACGAAGCGTTCGCCGCGATTGCCAAGTGGGTCGAAGCCCATGATGCGTGGGACGAAACGGCGATCATCCTGACCGCCGACCATGGTCACTACCTCAACCTGACCGATGCTAAAAAGATCGCCGATGCCAATCCCTCGGCCGACAAATAG
- a CDS encoding sulfatase, translating into MSARFLLCSLGILLWAGAVAAADDSRASRPNVLMIAIDDLNDWVGPLRGHPQVQTPAMDRLAARGVTFANAHCQSPLCNPSRTSLMTGRRPSSTGVYGLAPWFRKVPELSDLETLPQYFAKHGYHTEIGGKIYHGPYGRQEQGEADVWGPAAGVGVKPPKKLIPPTPMGNHPLMDWGTFPHRDEDKGDYKVASWACDQLQVQDSSEPWFMSVGFFLPHVPCYATQKWFDLYPLESLELPSILANDRSDTPDSSWFIHWTLPEPRTSWLRKHDQLKPLVRAYLASVSFVDSQVGRVLDALEESGQAENTIVVLWSDHGYHLGEKGISGKNSLWDRSTRVPLIFAGPSIPQDRRTGQPAELLDIYPTLADLAGLTPPSDVEGISLKPQLLDPENAIRQRPAITTHNQNNHAVRSVRYRYIRYADGAEELYDMQTDPNEYENLAGDPQYADVIAAHKEWLPLINLPPAPGSAHRILVKDGEQFIWEGKPIDPDNRWE; encoded by the coding sequence ATGTCCGCTCGCTTCTTGCTTTGCTCGCTTGGGATACTACTTTGGGCTGGAGCGGTCGCTGCCGCTGACGACAGTCGTGCAAGTCGTCCCAATGTTTTGATGATTGCGATCGATGACCTGAATGACTGGGTGGGGCCACTGCGTGGGCATCCGCAAGTTCAAACCCCGGCGATGGATCGCTTGGCGGCTCGTGGTGTCACGTTCGCCAACGCACATTGTCAATCGCCGCTTTGTAATCCATCACGGACCAGTCTGATGACGGGGCGACGTCCTTCTTCGACGGGCGTTTATGGGTTGGCTCCCTGGTTTCGCAAGGTTCCCGAATTGAGCGACTTGGAAACCCTTCCGCAGTACTTTGCCAAGCATGGGTACCACACGGAAATCGGCGGCAAAATATATCACGGCCCCTACGGAAGGCAGGAGCAGGGAGAAGCGGATGTGTGGGGGCCAGCTGCTGGCGTTGGTGTGAAGCCACCTAAAAAACTGATCCCTCCAACCCCGATGGGAAACCATCCTTTGATGGACTGGGGAACGTTCCCGCATCGTGACGAAGATAAGGGGGACTACAAAGTTGCCAGCTGGGCGTGCGATCAATTGCAAGTCCAAGATTCTTCGGAACCGTGGTTCATGTCGGTCGGTTTCTTCTTGCCACATGTTCCCTGCTATGCGACGCAAAAATGGTTTGACCTCTATCCGCTGGAGTCACTGGAACTGCCTTCGATTCTGGCCAATGATCGCTCCGATACCCCGGACTCTTCTTGGTTCATCCACTGGACACTCCCGGAGCCTCGTACGAGCTGGCTTCGCAAGCACGATCAACTGAAGCCATTGGTCCGGGCCTATTTAGCTTCGGTCAGTTTCGTGGACAGTCAGGTCGGTCGGGTATTGGATGCCTTGGAAGAATCAGGGCAAGCCGAAAACACGATTGTCGTGCTGTGGTCCGACCATGGTTATCACCTGGGCGAAAAAGGGATCTCCGGGAAGAATTCGTTGTGGGATCGCTCAACTCGCGTCCCCTTGATTTTCGCAGGGCCCTCGATCCCTCAGGATCGCCGGACGGGCCAGCCAGCTGAATTGCTTGATATCTATCCAACGCTAGCTGACTTGGCTGGCTTAACGCCACCAAGCGACGTTGAAGGGATTTCTTTAAAGCCGCAGTTGCTGGATCCCGAAAACGCGATTCGGCAGCGGCCAGCAATCACGACGCATAACCAGAACAACCATGCCGTTCGCTCGGTCCGCTACCGCTACATCCGCTATGCGGACGGAGCGGAAGAACTGTACGACATGCAAACCGATCCCAATGAATATGAAAACCTAGCGGGCGACCCGCAGTACGCGGATGTCATTGCCGCGCACAAGGAGTGGCTGCCGCTTATCAATTTGCCGCCCGCTCCGGGGAGTGCTCACCGGATTTTGGTAAAAGATGGCGAGCAGTTCATTTGGGAAGGAAAACCCATCGATCCGGACAACCGATGGGAATAA
- a CDS encoding ZIP family metal transporter encodes MLALFSGPNLPITILVAYCVAVVVASLAGGGITQRLRITHTGMQHIISLVGGVMLGTAVFHLLPHALHDVGRTVSVDNVMLAMMLGIVMMFAMLRLFHHHHHGEQTAFQPTCDHEDHDHDHAEHSHDHGHAHAHADSGSGDHSGPAAGGHVKKSGIGGNAKWLGVLLGLTIHTLIDGVTLAAAVMMDASHPGRSSLLLGFGAFLAVFLHKPLDAISITSLMAANGKSESARRIANFAFALACPLGAALCYAGLSLTAGPAVAYLLAFSAGVFLCIALSDLLPEMEFHSHDRFSLTSMLLLGLIAAWLLRFLEGDLHG; translated from the coding sequence ATGTTAGCCCTGTTCTCTGGACCAAATTTGCCGATCACGATCTTGGTGGCGTACTGCGTCGCGGTGGTCGTTGCTTCGTTGGCAGGGGGAGGGATCACTCAGCGACTTCGGATCACGCATACCGGTATGCAGCATATTATCAGCCTTGTGGGAGGCGTGATGCTGGGAACGGCTGTCTTCCACCTGCTCCCCCACGCATTACACGATGTTGGTCGCACCGTCTCGGTCGATAACGTCATGCTGGCAATGATGTTGGGAATTGTGATGATGTTTGCCATGCTGCGGTTGTTCCATCATCACCACCATGGCGAGCAAACGGCGTTTCAGCCGACCTGTGACCACGAAGACCATGATCACGACCATGCGGAACACTCACACGATCACGGCCATGCCCATGCCCATGCGGACTCCGGCTCCGGCGACCATTCGGGACCTGCCGCCGGGGGCCATGTCAAGAAGTCCGGAATTGGTGGCAACGCCAAATGGCTTGGGGTTTTGCTTGGCCTTACGATCCATACCTTGATCGATGGCGTAACCCTGGCCGCTGCAGTCATGATGGACGCGTCCCATCCCGGACGGTCGAGCTTGTTGTTAGGGTTCGGAGCCTTCTTGGCCGTTTTTCTGCACAAGCCACTCGATGCGATTTCCATTACCTCGTTGATGGCCGCCAACGGAAAATCGGAATCGGCTCGCCGAATTGCGAACTTTGCCTTTGCACTTGCGTGTCCTTTAGGGGCGGCCCTGTGTTACGCCGGGCTTAGCCTGACCGCAGGGCCTGCGGTCGCTTACTTGTTGGCGTTTTCCGCCGGGGTGTTTCTCTGTATCGCACTAAGCGATTTGCTACCGGAAATGGAATTTCACTCTCACGATCGATTTTCTTTGACTTCCATGCTGCTGCTTGGCTTGATCGCCGCCTGGTTGCTGCGTTTTCTCGAAGGTGATCTGCACGGATAA
- a CDS encoding amino acid aminotransferase, which produces MFETIAIAPPDAILGLTDAFQQDTNPEKINLSVGVYKDANGQTPVLRAVKEAEQKILETQTSKSYLGIDGLPGYCDQVAKMLFADQIDRKRLAILQTPGGTGAVRIAGEFVGSQFAGSKVWISNPTWANHPAIFHSAGVATEQYRYLNGDRTGLDFDALLEDLSSGPVPGDAVLLHACCHNPTGVDPTADQWRQIAELLKAQKLLPIVDFAYQGFGQGLQEDAEGLRILVETCPEILVCSSFSKNFGLYSERVGALTLVAQEPAAASAALSQLKRLVRTNYSNPPRHGATIVATILQDPQLTETWETELTEMRNRIAGMRTRFVQQMKTAGVNRDFQFLLQQNGMFSFSGLNPMQVDELRSKHSVYIVGSGRINVAGMTEHNLPRLATAIAAVL; this is translated from the coding sequence ATGTTCGAAACCATTGCTATCGCTCCACCCGATGCCATCCTTGGGCTTACGGATGCTTTTCAGCAGGATACCAATCCTGAAAAAATCAATCTGAGCGTCGGTGTCTATAAAGACGCCAACGGCCAGACGCCGGTCTTGCGCGCGGTAAAAGAAGCGGAGCAAAAAATCTTGGAAACGCAAACGTCGAAATCCTATTTAGGGATCGACGGCCTGCCGGGTTATTGCGACCAAGTTGCCAAGATGTTGTTTGCCGACCAGATCGATCGAAAGCGACTTGCGATCCTGCAAACCCCCGGTGGGACCGGAGCGGTTCGGATCGCCGGAGAATTTGTGGGATCACAGTTTGCCGGTAGCAAGGTCTGGATTTCGAATCCGACATGGGCCAACCATCCGGCGATCTTCCATTCCGCAGGAGTCGCCACGGAGCAGTATCGGTATTTAAATGGCGATCGCACCGGTCTGGATTTTGACGCCCTGCTAGAGGATCTTTCTTCGGGACCCGTTCCAGGCGACGCGGTGCTCCTGCACGCCTGTTGCCATAATCCCACGGGCGTCGATCCGACTGCCGATCAGTGGCGGCAGATCGCCGAACTATTAAAGGCACAGAAGCTGCTTCCGATTGTGGACTTCGCCTACCAAGGATTTGGGCAGGGCTTGCAGGAAGACGCCGAGGGACTGCGGATCCTGGTCGAAACCTGTCCCGAAATTCTTGTTTGCAGCTCCTTTTCGAAGAACTTTGGACTGTATAGCGAACGGGTTGGAGCCCTGACTCTGGTGGCTCAGGAACCTGCTGCGGCCTCCGCGGCGCTTAGCCAGCTGAAGCGACTGGTGCGAACGAATTACAGCAATCCACCACGCCATGGTGCCACGATTGTCGCGACGATTCTGCAGGACCCGCAGCTGACGGAAACTTGGGAAACCGAGTTGACGGAAATGCGAAACCGAATTGCAGGCATGCGAACCCGGTTCGTTCAGCAGATGAAAACGGCGGGCGTTAACCGTGATTTTCAATTCTTACTACAGCAGAACGGCATGTTCTCCTTTAGCGGTCTGAATCCTATGCAAGTCGATGAACTTCGCTCGAAGCACAGCGTCTACATCGTCGGTAGCGGACGAATCAACGTTGCGGGGATGACCGAGCACAATCTGCCTCGACTGGCTACGGCTATCGCAGCCGTTCTTTAA
- a CDS encoding HAD family hydrolase yields the protein MTESASKIHLPPLALIFDCDGTLADTMPLHYEAWERTMGEHDIPFPEDRFYSLGGRPSHSIVALLAEEHGKTLDAMAVAELKEQRFVEQLDRVQAIEPVAQIAREQFGNMPMAVASGGTRLVVSRILEQLGISQLFNCVVTAEDTEKHKPEPDVFLFAAQQLNIAPERCLVYEDADLGVEAARRAGMQCIDIRLCD from the coding sequence ATGACCGAATCCGCATCAAAAATCCACTTACCACCGCTGGCGCTGATCTTTGATTGCGACGGGACATTGGCCGATACCATGCCGCTTCACTATGAGGCCTGGGAACGGACGATGGGCGAGCACGATATTCCATTTCCCGAAGATCGGTTTTACTCGTTGGGAGGCAGGCCTAGCCATTCCATCGTCGCTTTGCTGGCGGAAGAGCATGGCAAAACGCTCGATGCGATGGCTGTGGCGGAATTGAAAGAACAGCGGTTCGTCGAGCAATTGGATAGGGTTCAGGCAATTGAACCGGTGGCTCAGATCGCTCGTGAACAGTTCGGCAATATGCCGATGGCTGTCGCTTCAGGAGGGACGCGACTGGTGGTCTCCCGGATTCTTGAACAGTTGGGGATCAGCCAACTGTTCAACTGCGTCGTCACCGCCGAAGATACTGAAAAGCATAAGCCAGAACCGGATGTTTTTCTGTTTGCTGCCCAGCAGCTTAATATCGCGCCGGAAAGATGCCTGGTCTACGAAGATGCAGACCTTGGCGTCGAGGCAGCTCGCCGAGCCGGGATGCAGTGCATCGATATCCGGCTTTGCGATTAA